The DNA sequence CCaaccacaaagggaaaaaaaaaaaaaaaaaaaagctaattcaTGCTACTGTCTGACCGCAGAGTTGGATAATGCTTTCTCTATCCCCTCTGAGTGAAGGACGCTGAATCTTAACTCCAAACTGAGCTATGCAACAACCTGTTGGCTAAGCAATAGAATTGTCCAAAGACACCGAGGTGTTTTCATCCTGATTCTGCCCCCTGCCAAATCCCTAATTCTAAATATTAGGGAAATGAAAGGACTCATTCTGTGTCCAGGCATGATAGGcaagacaggaaaacaaaatgcagGTGCAAAAATAAGCTTCATTAAACCACATATGCACAGAAGACAATAAAGTGAAGTGAACCCTAGAGTCAGACAGACCCAGCTCCGCTACTTACAGGCTCCTGACTTTGTTGAAATTACTTAATGTCTAGTCTTATGGTTTTCAGGTATAAGATAGAGATAACGGTGGTACCGATTTCACAGAGTTGTGAGGATGAAATTATATAATGTGCAGAAGCACCCAAAGTTCTGGCAAATAGTTAACACGCAGTAActcctggctttttaaaaattattattgccCCCTGCCTTTTCTAGTATTGCTCAGCTTCTGCTCCAAGTATTttactttctctgtgtgtgtatgtttgtgtgcatgtgtgtgtgtgagatgtgtTATAATTTGAGATTTGAggctttttcagttttctttttgtgcctACCTGCAAAGAGAGTCACTGTTTATTCATTATCTGTGTGCATAATTGCTTTgttttagaaagaaggaagggatgcTCAAAACGGTCCTTTACTAGTTAATGAGGCAGATAATTGCCCAGATCACATCAAACACTTGGTAGCATGTGATAAACTGCCTCCGAGCACCAAGGTCTGTGGAGAAGCAGAATTTGCCATCCCCAAGATGCTAACATCTTCTAGTTTGACTGGGCACCTGGAGAGGACACTTACCCATCACTTCCATTAAAGTCATTTGAGTTATCCTATGGGTCATAGAATCTGAGTTctgggaagattttaaaaaatcatttcaaacaaaaaaccaaatccAGGCAGACACAAAATTGAagagatggataaagaaaacCACTCGGTGGTGACAGAGTTTGTCTTTACGGGCATCACTCAAGACCCTCGGCTGCAGATCATCTTCTTCATGGTCTTCCTGTGGGTCTACGTGGTCAATGTGGTAGGGAACGTTGGTATGATTATCCTGATCGTAACAGACACTCAGCttcacacacccatgtactttttcctctgcAACCTCTCCTTTGTTGACCTGGGCTACTCCTCAGCCATTGCCCCCAGGATGCTGGCTGACTTCTTAACAGAGCACAAAGTCATCTCCTTCTCTAGCTGTGCCACCCAGTTTGCTTTCTTCGTAGGTTTTGTGGACGCCGAGTGCTATGTCCTGGCTGCCATGGCCTACGACCGTTTCGTGGCCATCTGCCGCCCCCTCCACTATAGCACTCTCATGTCCAAGCAATTCTGCTTGGCTCTCGTGCTGGGCTCTTACCTGGCCGGCCTGGTGAGTTTAGTGGCCCACACTTCCCTCACCTTCAGCTTGAGTTACTGTGGTTCCAATATTATCAACCACTTCTTCTGTGAAATCCCACCCCTCTTAGCCCTCTCTTGCTCAGACACCTACATCAGCGAGATCTTGCTCTTTAGTCTGTGCGGCTTCATTGAATTCAGCACCATCCTCATCATCTTC is a window from the Ursus arctos isolate Adak ecotype North America unplaced genomic scaffold, UrsArc2.0 scaffold_23, whole genome shotgun sequence genome containing:
- the LOC113246505 gene encoding olfactory receptor 1019, whose protein sequence is MDKENHSVVTEFVFTGITQDPRLQIIFFMVFLWVYVVNVVGNVGMIILIVTDTQLHTPMYFFLCNLSFVDLGYSSAIAPRMLADFLTEHKVISFSSCATQFAFFVGFVDAECYVLAAMAYDRFVAICRPLHYSTLMSKQFCLALVLGSYLAGLVSLVAHTSLTFSLSYCGSNIINHFFCEIPPLLALSCSDTYISEILLFSLCGFIEFSTILIIFISYAFILIAIIRMRSAKGRLKAFSTCGSHLTGVTLFYGTVMFMYLRPTSSYSLDQDKWASVFYTIIIPMLNPLIYSLRNKDVKAAFRKLIGKKCQE